The genomic interval CATTGGGTGGTGAAGGCTCTCTAACATGGGATCAATTGACTACAAAACATCTTAACGATACTTAGGATGCTAAAGAGGTATGACTAATCTGCATGATCATACATATTTTCTCAACTAAGATAGGGAAAGAAAAGTACACGTTCATCCGAACCCAGTCAAGTTTAATACTAATATTGACATCAATATGTCTTGAAACCaacaaagaaatacaagaaaTGAAgtgttttttttgtaaaaaataaaaacttgtaACATTGAAAGGCATGAAGATTACAACATGTCAATTACAAAACTTTGGCAATCCTGTATGCAACATGTAATTGTTAAGTACTTTGCACATTGGAGAACTACACCCCTAAGGCCTAAAGCCAGCTACTGGGGTGTGAGAGCCAAGCCACTTAGTACCACATTGGTCATCccattctaaccaatgtgggacaaaggtgtcccatactaccttggttcccaacaatACCCCATCCCCGGAAAGCCAATGTCCTAGCGGCTACTCCGCGGTACTTCACTTGGTCACATCCGGTCAGAACCCTACAACCGGCTTTGATACCATTGTTAGGTACTTTAGCACTTTGGAGAACCATACCCCAAGAGCCAGCAATTGGGGTGGGAGAGCCAAGccacttaagtaccacattggTCATTCCATTCTAACCAATGTGAGACAAAGATATCccatactaccttggttcccaacagtAATCCTATAACTAATACCTATAGTATAGGCAAAGGAGATTCATACCTTTCAGGTGATCTTTCATTTGTTAATATTTTCATCTCAAGAGAAAAAAGGTTGAACAAAACACTCGACAAACCCAGCTTCATCAAACATGGGAGAAGAATATGAACAACTTCTTGCTGACTTTCAATAATGGTTGATAATAGCCCAACACTCTGATGGAGAAAGAAACTATTTAAGCCATCAGACAAGCTAAGAATTTGTCTTCGCAATTACATTATGCTACAATTTACAGTGACCTTTTATGTTCTTTGCTTCGACGTGATACAGATTTTGATACCTTTTCTATAAGTTGTGGATTTAAGGTATTCTCAGAAATCCATAGAAGACGAGAAAGAACATGCTCAGAATTCAAAGCCTCAGCCCATATGACACATTCGCTACTTTGAAGACCCGCATTTAACAACCTGTAAACCATAATAACCATaacaaaaaaatgtatattacaAAACAAGTAGAAGGATTGAAGAAAATTGTCACTACATCTGATATCAATCAAAGGCCATAAAAACTGAAGAAGGCATACCAATTAATGGCGAATATGGGAAACAAAAACTGTCGTAATGAGTCTTAAAACATATAATGGCAGGTATGAATGCCAACCTCACCAAATGAAATATTGGGAAAACAAAGTtgcataaaatttgaaattggacATTATATAAGTTGATTAGAAAGGCATACTTTTGTATGATACCTGCAAACTTCACATAAACATTGAGCATCATCTAGAAACAGCTGGTTCACAATGGTTGTAATCAATCCACTCTTGGTGACTATATGTTTCATGGGAACTTCATGGCAGGCCAGGTTTCCAATAATTCCAAGGCTAATTTCCTGCAGAAAGTAATTAATTGAACATGGATTTGAAGCAGTACTCAACTTATAAGTGATACCCTCAAAATGCCAAAGCCACAAATGTTTATCCATCTCTTTGCAATAATATAAAAGATAATGATGCAATTTCTAACACATGGTGGAAAAggattatttaaattatatgtcacACTGTCACATACCATAACACGCACAGATTGTGAGACCATAAGGTTTGCAGAAAGAACTTCAAGGACAAAGTTCTGAACCTGGGAAACATGTAAacataaatatcaaataaatgaaaCGGGTACTAATAGGAAGTGGCAATAAAATTCATAATGACACTATTGCTAGAGTACCCAAAATATTATTGTCACCGGTTCCATTTGAAAAGCATTATGCCATGGGTAAGTCGAGGCTACAATAAATTTAGAGGGTATCAGCAAGGGGAGAAGGAGCACAATAACGAGAGTTGGCAAGGTCAATAATGATGACTAAGGTGCTAGTAAGAACACGTTTTAGAATTTAGTCATCCCACTTCTTCTCTTAACAAGACAACTGGGGAGAACAGAGTGTGTGGGTGTGGGTAGGAAGGAAACTTAAGTACCATAAGTTCTGCATGAGATTTACTCGCAGAAAGATCCCACAGAATGCAACCGTACTCTTCCCAGACCTTTTCTTCTGAGGATGAAAGAAGTTGCTCCGATTTAGTACATGCACCTTCATCCTCGCCGTTTTTATCAGCAAGTTTATCAGAACCATCAGCAATTTCAATGCCCAGGCATTTACTCACTGATCCTGAAAAACTTAAGACTTGGTCGCCAGATAAATAGGCATCACCTTCATCCATGTAGGTTATTGAGGTGTCACGGTCGCCATCTCCATTTCCGTAAGAACTGCCCAGGTTACTTGCGTTTTGTGGCAGAAGTTTCCGTATTAGAGAGATAATATAGCTAGGATCAACCGTCGTTGAGATATCAAATAACTGCAAAGTGATGTCGATAAGAATTTCAATCCACTGCAATACCAATTTAGCTATCTCAATAACAAGACCTGTATATTAACAACCTAACTTATCACCATCGTCATGCAAATTCACCGCATAATACTATTCCGTGAAGTCGAATATCAAAGAAAATCCAGGTTAGCATAGCTGAATGAACAAATGCAGAAACCAGCTCGAGTTTCAAGGGAAATTTCAGAGCAATAACTGAACCAATAGAAAACTAATTAAATGTTAAACAAGCTCG from Benincasa hispida cultivar B227 chromosome 10, ASM972705v1, whole genome shotgun sequence carries:
- the LOC120088329 gene encoding uncharacterized protein LOC120088329 isoform X2 → MEVGSDSDPIEAELEADLEPVEDGNGPAHHPSAPCDELFDISTTVDPSYIISLIRKLLPQNASNLGSSYGNGDGDRDTSITYMDEGDAYLSGDQVLSFSGSVSKCLGIEIADGSDKLADKNGEDEGACTKSEQLLSSSEEKVWEEYGCILWDLSASKSHAELMVQNFVLEVLSANLMVSQSVRVMEISLGIIGNLACHEVPMKHIVTKSGLITTIVNQLFLDDAQCLCEVCRLLNAGLQSSECVIWAEALNSEHVLSRLLWISENTLNPQLIEKSVGLLSTIIESQQEVVHILLPCLMKLGLSSVLFNLFSLEMKILTNERSPERHSILDVILRTAEALSGLEEHSQEICSNKELFELVCDLVKLPDAFEVPSSCISSVVLIANILSDVPDFAFDLSQDLAFLQGLLDIFSFVGNDSEARDALWSISARILVHVQENSMSRSRLFEYVSLLVSKTDLIEDDLLDHHMTESCKEEDGMTSAGTESNSRCISLRRIISILSHWTASKDEGTDVRDAYHVEDVDINRLLNCCCKHSEELVETEIHSS
- the LOC120088329 gene encoding uncharacterized protein LOC120088329 isoform X3: MEVGSDSDPIEAELEADLEPVEDGNGPAHHPSAPCDEWIEILIDITLQLFDISTTVDPSYIISLIRKLLPQNASNLGSSYGNGDGDRDTSITYMDEGDAYLSGDQVLSFSGSVSKCLGIEIADGSDKLADKNGEDEGACTKSEQLLSSSEEKVQNFVLEVLSANLMVSQSVRVMEISLGIIGNLACHEVPMKHIVTKSGLITTIVNQLFLDDAQCLCEVCRLLNAGLQSSECVIWAEALNSEHVLSRLLWISENTLNPQLIEKSVGLLSTIIESQQEVVHILLPCLMKLGLSSVLFNLFSLEMKILTNERSPERHSILDVILRTAEALSGLEEHSQEICSNKELFELVCDLVKLPDAFEVPSSCISSVVLIANILSDVPDFAFDLSQDLAFLQGLLDIFSFVGNDSEARDALWSISARILVHVQENSMSRSRLFEYVSLLVSKTDLIEDDLLDHHMTESCKEEDGMTSAGTESNSRCISLRRIISILSHWTASKDEGTDVRDAYHVEDVDINRLLNCCCKHSEELVETEIHSS
- the LOC120088329 gene encoding uncharacterized protein LOC120088329 isoform X1; its protein translation is MEVGSDSDPIEAELEADLEPVEDGNGPAHHPSAPCDEWIEILIDITLQLFDISTTVDPSYIISLIRKLLPQNASNLGSSYGNGDGDRDTSITYMDEGDAYLSGDQVLSFSGSVSKCLGIEIADGSDKLADKNGEDEGACTKSEQLLSSSEEKVWEEYGCILWDLSASKSHAELMVQNFVLEVLSANLMVSQSVRVMEISLGIIGNLACHEVPMKHIVTKSGLITTIVNQLFLDDAQCLCEVCRLLNAGLQSSECVIWAEALNSEHVLSRLLWISENTLNPQLIEKSVGLLSTIIESQQEVVHILLPCLMKLGLSSVLFNLFSLEMKILTNERSPERHSILDVILRTAEALSGLEEHSQEICSNKELFELVCDLVKLPDAFEVPSSCISSVVLIANILSDVPDFAFDLSQDLAFLQGLLDIFSFVGNDSEARDALWSISARILVHVQENSMSRSRLFEYVSLLVSKTDLIEDDLLDHHMTESCKEEDGMTSAGTESNSRCISLRRIISILSHWTASKDEGTDVRDAYHVEDVDINRLLNCCCKHSEELVETEIHSS